The Tetrapisispora phaffii CBS 4417 chromosome 16, complete genome genomic sequence AATATCGAAAAAGGTTTAAGTTTCTAGAAATAATCCATTAAGAGAGATCCAATCACACGCACAGTCAAACGGTTCCTCCCTTCAGccttctttctttttctcttcACATGACCTTAAATTACCACATCCCCGAATTTTCACCATCTCAACGGATTAAGGAAACAAGGAAGTTCTGGGTCTGTAATGACGAGTTACACTAAACTAAGACACAGCTacatctatatatatagtatcTATATACACTTATTcatatattctttaaatacaataattcATCCTTACTTCTTTTGCATCTTCAGAAAAACATCTCTAATTGTTCAGTTTATTAACACATCAAGCAAATATACAGCCAGATGAATTCTGAATACTACTCGGGTGCCACTAGTGGCCCTTATGCAACTACCAATACAAACGATCTTCCGGAcgattttaaatattcagtAAAAGTCATCTCATGTGAACCAGAAGTTAGATTGAAATTCCAACGAAAAGTATATTCCATACTGATAATACAACTGCTCATCACATTCCTATACTCACTAGCAGTATTGAACCTGCCATACTTGCAGAATTTTATGGTCAACCACAGAGGTATATTCATACTTTCCACAATAATATCACTAGTCACTTGCATATGGTTGTCCTTTGCTCCAAACTCTAATACCGAAGATGACGATATATCGCAATCTTTCATGCCAAATACCGGAGATAGCACTTTGTTACAACACAGAAATTCTAAACCATGGTACCATCTAGCCTCAAAGAAGGCCCAGTTTACTGTGCTTATGATCTTCACATTCGCTGAAGCGTACTCCATGTCTATAGTCACACTGACTTATGattcaaaaacaatattgTCTGCTCTGCTCATCACTTTGGTTGTTGTGGTCGGTGTCACTGTCTCTTCTCTGTCACCATTGTTTCAGGTGTCAATGAACTCACTAACTTCAGTATATTACTGGCTAAATTGGGCTTTATGGTTGATGATTGGTGTGGGAATCTCTACTCTGTTCTTTGGAGGAATGGGTGGGTTTTCTAATTTGATCTTCGGTTGGTTTGGTGCTTTTGTTTTCACTATATACTTATTCATTGATACACAATTAATTTTCAGAAAGTGTTACATCGACGATGAGATTAAATGTTGCATGATGTTATACTTGGATATTATTAACCTGTTCCTTTCCATTTTAAGGATCATGTCGAATAGCAATGAAGATTAAACGTACTTCTATATAAACTACTACATTTATTATTCTAATAGTtatgtttatttaaatagttctttctttctttatttatttacaagTTTCTATTGTTATCAACTGTATGAATGCATGAATATCTTAATTAATGGAAGAGTTTGGAGTAGTTCCCTACAATCTTCTCTCTCTTGGAGATCTAACACCACCGAATTTCAATGCAGTGTTATCACTGACTCTAgaaattgttttttcttataTTATTACCTTCTTTACCATTCAACGCAGCAGTGAACGCAGCTCTGCCTTTGCCGAAATCTTTCATCACAATTTCAATGTCTTTATCCAttaatcttttttcttgtatcatttgaaaaacTTTTGCAGATGTCTGAAAGGCAGCTTCATATTCACCTCTTGCGGCTTTGCGGAACCCAAGACAACCTGTAGAAATACTAAACTTGACTTTGCGTGGTAGATTATAATAGTATAAAAATTGTTCATTATAACTTTTGTCAGAATTCAATTTCATATAGTTAGTGTCTTCAACCACAGCAGAGTAAGTGAAATGAGTGTTATTCTTACCAAAAAGACAAGACAACACATATTTTACAGTCCTTTCATTAGGCTTaactatttttttcttgCCAGACCCTGAAACAACTTGCGTTCCATTACTCTCTTCAATGGGAGTCGATATATTAGTGATATCTCTCGAGCTTGAAAGCATGTCAGAAATCCCAGCGaataattgtttttcatTGAACGCAACCTGACCACCAGAAAACATCCTCACAGTGGCATTGTTAAACCTCGATACCTTACCGAGTAAAGGAAGATTAAGTATTTTGCCTGATAACATTCCAACTAAAATCAACAGTTACCTagttaattataatattgcaCAATTCTGGGTCCCAACAGAAAAACACACAAAAAACTTTACCACAACGGTTTTGAAAGAGCACGCAGATATATGAAACCACAATCGCAATTGACCAATCTTCCAGAACTTGTTCTTGAACCTGTGATGTCCTTCAAGACATTATCTTTGGCTTGGCTTGCTTACACTGTTGTTCtctttcttatatataaccatattaaagatttagaaattcttaattttgaaatccGTCGCAAGTGATAATTCTGCACATTTCCTAATTGGAATATGGTCGTTTGACACGAAAATCATGTTTCGTGTCAAGTGATGTGtgagaaaacaaaaaagatTCGAAATGAAAATCagaaaatttcaagaaaGATTCGAAGAATTGTGAAGATAATAATGGATAAAAAGTATTAGATTTGATTAAGAATTCATTTATAAAGGGTGTGTTGCCTGAGGTCTGAGAGGTTGTTGTTAGGGTGCAGTGGCTAGTAATTGTTCAGGTACTTCATCTGTTACGCCTTTTATATAAACTgcaatttgaatataaaggAAACGGCGCCATAATCCtgcttttttttttgttgaaaGTGTAAGGAGTacaaatttaacaaaaggaaaataaacaaataagGTCAATTAGGCGACATATAGTCTTTTGTACTTCAAGTTTTGTCTCTTTTTTTGGTTAGTTGAATTCTTTCGTTGGTTACAATTGAGTATATTCAACTCATTTCCTACTATTAACCAATCAATaacattatcattatctttttttgcATTCATTAACCTTTCCGTCGAGATTTACTTTCATAATACACATATACAGGCAGCAATAAAGTAGAAAATATGTCCAATCCTACAGTTAACAATAGCTGTGAAGAGTTTGTCGCGGATGATGTTACTTCAAACAGATCTGATACCACAAGGCGTATGTTGGTTAAGGAGTATAGAAAAATTGGTCACGGTGCCTTCGGTACTGTTGTCCAAGCTTATATAACGCCAGATAAAGAACAATGGTATGGACCATTCGCAATTAAAAAGGTTCCTGCACAGACAGAGTACAAATCAAGAGAATTGCAGATCCTAAGAATTACAGATCATCCAAATGTTGTCAGATTGGACTATTTTTTCACTCACGTTTCTCCGGTGGACAATAAAGTTTATCAACATCTAGCAATGGAATGCTTACCAGGCACGTTACAAATGGAGATTTCAAGATATTCGACAAATAAGCTGCAATTGCCAATTAAGCACGTTAAGCTGTATAGTTATCAAATCGCTCGTGGTATGTTATATTTGCATGCATTAGGTATATGCCATCGTGATATTAAAccttcaaatattttactggATTCACGAACAGGTATCCTGAAAATTTGTGATTTTGGTTcagcaaaaaaattagaacaTAATCAACCATCAATTAGTTATATATGTTCAAGATTTTATAGAGCTCCAGAACTAATCATAGGTTGCACACAATATACAACTCAAATCGATATTTGGGGTTTAGGTTGTGTTATTGGTGAGATTTTAATAGGAAAGGCCGTTTTTCAAGGTCCAGAACctttattacaattaagAGAAATCACAAAATTATTAGGACCTCCTGATAAAAAgtttatattcttttcaaaCCCTGCATACGATGGtccattattttctaaaccattattttcaacttCTGTTTTATCACGTTTTGAAAAACATTTTGGTCATGCAGGACCAGATGGTatagatttattaatgaaaattttagtTTACGAACCACAATCAAGATTATCACCAAGAAGAATAATGGCTCATCAATTCTTCGATGAATTGAGAAATGAAGCATATTTTTTCCCAAGAGGTGAAACACAACCGGTTCGTTTAccagaattatttaatttcagCGAGTTTGAACTAAGAGTCATAGGTGACcttgttaataaaattaaaccACAAGAGGAAGacaatatcaattaaaaaatgagGAAAAAAATCTTAcaaataacattaaaacAAAAGTTAATAAGGAAAACATTTATCTATTAATGTATTTGGGTAGTCTCTTAGTATTCGAACTGTTAAAGAAGCTCATATCCATTcaactatatatatttatatataaaaaaacatgTAATCttaatttacaatttcTATAAGTTTAGTCCCCTCCAAATATTGATAGACAGGTATCGtgatttaataaatgcAAAAATGcttattattgaattataaaaCGGAATTATGTATTATGTTCGGTAAGTGCATATGGAATATAAATGttataaatgaaattttaattagTTGTGAATCATAATGAGACATAGTTGAAAAAATAgatataattcaaatagtATTCCTAATTTTTGATGAAGTAATGTAATGTTTTGGAGAATTGTTTAATGTAAATGGAAATATGGAAAGTGTTTAATGGGTCTGTAGATAGAGTTTTCAATTATAGCGACTGTATCTACTTGGTAAACTCTGAATGGAGTGATTTGATGAATGTCTGCCTCTACcattatttgaagtatTACGGTAGTTTCTCGCTCCACGAGCACCCCTTGGAAACAAGTTGGTAATAATGGATTTTGCTCCACTATCGTTATTCTCTTTACCTTCCAATAAAGGTCTTTCATTTCTTGAAACCCAGTATGAAGCTAAGAACCAACCTAGGGCACCTAATAGTAATAAAACACCAAGGATACCAAACCACCAAGCAATGCTGCCACCTTCACCTGGGACTTTGACGTTCATACCAAACAAACCTGTGATAACGTTCAATGGCACTAACATTGTACCAATCATAGTAACCTTCCCTAACATCTCTGTAACTTTATTGTTAGAATTAAAAGATTCGACTTGTAGCTGTGCTAAATAATTAGAATGTGATCTAGAGAAAATTTTCTCGTAAGccaataaattttgatacATGGTAAGTAAATGATCTTGAATATCACCTAAATATAATGCAATATCACTTCTGGGTTGCGCATTCTTTGAAAATGTATTTTGGAATGGTTGTGAAGGGagttgattttgaaatgaCGGTTGCTGGCCAGTTGGATTCTGAATGAAATTCGTGTTACTGGAGCTACCATGTATATTCGTTTGAGTACCATTTGGTGTAAAATTGTGGGAAGAATCCATATTataattcatattattatttgcaGCTTGAAGGTTTGCTATATTAATGTATGACGTCAATGCAGGTCCAATACCTGAATACTCATCTTGACATCTTTTAGCgaacattttaataacatcCGCTTTACCACTTAGTAATCTCATTAGTGTCATAACTTTACGTCTGCTTTCACCGATTTTTTGTAACATACCTGAGAAATCTAAATTTTGAACCATGAAGACCGTATCTTCTATTGTATCAGCTTCATATTCTATAGATTGAATAACTGGAGCAAACCCATCTGTGATATCATCGATCAGAGCATAGCATAACCAATCAGAACTAACGTTGACATAGTCTCTTAGTTGTCTGACACGCCTTCTAACATTGGCACAATGTGATATTGGACCAAAATGAAACGTCAAAATACCAGTCCTTAAGACAACGATATACACGTTAATTGGCTCTAGATAATCCTCTGATTCTTtgtcattttcaaaagtatGGAAACATATGAAATAATATGATTTAAACATTTCAACTTTTTCACGAGTTTCTTGCATCCTGATATCTTCCGCTGTCAAAGGATGGATACCGAAAGCCTTGGCAATACATCTCATTTCATCATCAGTCGGACAACTGCAATCCAACCACCATGTAGGCTCACCACCATGAAATAGTTCGAAATATGATTCTCCATCTTTCACTAGACTTGCGATATCCTCTGCATGCACAGTTTCTTCAGATTCTGAGCAAAAGTAAGAGTATCTTATTGGTGAAGTAAAATTCATTTGTTCATTTGCAGGTGGGTTATGActatcatttgaatttgttaatgAGTCACCATCATTTTTCTTATGGATAGTATTATGCTTTGTAACACGTTCTTTGCTCTCctcttcaaattcatcttcaattttgttGTTACCAAAGAAGACACCATTGTTGTTGCTCTTATCATTATGCTTATCTTCTAATGAAATATCATGACTATCCTTTTGGGACGTAGAGGTATCATCAGAATTCAGAAGTTTTTCTTGCCTCGGTGTATATTTCAACGCAGCAGAGGAGATAAGtgaagaggaagaagaagcaaTAGCTTGACTTGTggatttattaatttgatcACTATCCATTGCATTTGCTGAACAGAAGTTAGTGTTatagatattattatagttcattgaattataataattttgtttctgTTCATTAACCTGAATAGcaaattcttctaattcatcGAAATCGATTCCATTGACTCTTGTATGCAATGCAGGCCCCATTGGGAAACATACATCTTCTTCTGTCTCTTGAGATTCTCTCGAAGCCTGTGAATTTTCCGAATCAAACGAGTTCCTGGTATTGGGATTTTTGACATTTGCATCTGCATTGGAAGGTAGAACATCTGATTTCTGTGACGCTGTCTTAGCCAATAGGTTTGCAtgatttaaattcattgaGTTGGTAGTGGACATAGAACGAGCCTTTGACATCCTTCTTTTTGCAGCAGCACTGTTCGTGCCACTATTTTTAGCATCATCCAACTGAGAATTTGCATCCAAAGCAGGTTGATCGTTGCTactgttgttgttattattggAGAATAACAGATCGTGGGGACGGACATGGGTATGAGGGGAAGTGGTATTTGCGTTAGCCATATCCATTGGATCGTCGTGCTGTCTATGGTCGTAAAGCTCATTGTGATCCTCTGTCTTCATTGAAACCATAGATTCGTGCAAGGAC encodes the following:
- the BXI1 gene encoding Bxi1p (similar to Saccharomyces cerevisiae YNL305C; ancestral locus Anc_3.44), with translation MNSEYYSGATSGPYATTNTNDLPDDFKYSVKVISCEPEVRLKFQRKVYSILIIQLLITFLYSLAVLNLPYLQNFMVNHRGIFILSTIISLVTCIWLSFAPNSNTEDDDISQSFMPNTGDSTLLQHRNSKPWYHLASKKAQFTVLMIFTFAEAYSMSIVTLTYDSKTILSALLITLVVVVGVTVSSLSPLFQVSMNSLTSVYYWLNWALWLMIGVGISTLFFGGMGGFSNLIFGWFGAFVFTIYLFIDTQLIFRKCYIDDEIKCCMMLYLDIINLFLSILRIMSNSNED
- the MRPS18 gene encoding mitochondrial 37S ribosomal protein YmS18 (similar to Saccharomyces cerevisiae MRPS18 (YNL306W); ancestral locus Anc_3.42), translated to MLSGKILNLPLLGKVSRFNNATVRMFSGGQVAFNEKQLFAGISDMLSSSRDITNISTPIEESNGTQVVSGSGKKKIVKPNERTVKYVLSCLFGKNNTHFTYSAVVEDTNYMKLNSDKSYNEQFLYYYNLPRKVKFSISTGCLGFRKAARGEYEAAFQTSAKVFQMIQEKRLMDKDIEIVMKDFGKGRAAFTAALNGKEGNNIRKNNF
- the TPHA0P01380 gene encoding GSK family serine/threonine-protein kinase (similar to Saccharomyces cerevisiae MCK1 (YNL307C) and YGK3 (YOL128C); ancestral locus Anc_3.41), coding for MSNPTVNNSCEEFVADDVTSNRSDTTRRMLVKEYRKIGHGAFGTVVQAYITPDKEQWYGPFAIKKVPAQTEYKSRELQILRITDHPNVVRLDYFFTHVSPVDNKVYQHLAMECLPGTLQMEISRYSTNKLQLPIKHVKLYSYQIARGMLYLHALGICHRDIKPSNILLDSRTGILKICDFGSAKKLEHNQPSISYICSRFYRAPELIIGCTQYTTQIDIWGLGCVIGEILIGKAVFQGPEPLLQLREITKLLGPPDKKFIFFSNPAYDGPLFSKPLFSTSVLSRFEKHFGHAGPDGIDLLMKILVYEPQSRLSPRRIMAHQFFDELRNEAYFFPRGETQPVRLPELFNFSEFELRVIGDLVNKIKPQEEDNIN
- the ALR1 gene encoding Mg(2+) transporter ALR1 (similar to Saccharomyces cerevisiae ALR1 (YOL130W); ancestral locus Anc_3.38); this translates as MSSSSDLADKETPPLSPTASLHESMVSMKTEDHNELYDHRQHDDPMDMANANTTSPHTHVRPHDLLFSNNNNNSSNDQPALDANSQLDDAKNSGTNSAAAKRRMSKARSMSTTNSMNLNHANLLAKTASQKSDVLPSNADANVKNPNTRNSFDSENSQASRESQETEEDVCFPMGPALHTRVNGIDFDELEEFAIQVNEQKQNYYNSMNYNNIYNTNFCSANAMDSDQINKSTSQAIASSSSSLISSAALKYTPRQEKLLNSDDTSTSQKDSHDISLEDKHNDKSNNNGVFFGNNKIEDEFEEESKERVTKHNTIHKKNDGDSLTNSNDSHNPPANEQMNFTSPIRYSYFCSESEETVHAEDIASLVKDGESYFELFHGGEPTWWLDCSCPTDDEMRCIAKAFGIHPLTAEDIRMQETREKVEMFKSYYFICFHTFENDKESEDYLEPINVYIVVLRTGILTFHFGPISHCANVRRRVRQLRDYVNVSSDWLCYALIDDITDGFAPVIQSIEYEADTIEDTVFMVQNLDFSGMLQKIGESRRKVMTLMRLLSGKADVIKMFAKRCQDEYSGIGPALTSYINIANLQAANNNMNYNMDSSHNFTPNGTQTNIHGSSSNTNFIQNPTGQQPSFQNQLPSQPFQNTFSKNAQPRSDIALYLGDIQDHLLTMYQNLLAYEKIFSRSHSNYLAQLQVESFNSNNKVTEMLGKVTMIGTMLVPLNVITGLFGMNVKVPGEGGSIAWWFGILGVLLLLGALGWFLASYWVSRNERPLLEGKENNDSGAKSIITNLFPRGARGARNYRNTSNNGRGRHSSNHSIQSLPSRYSRYN